The genomic DNA CGAAGGTCTGCTCGATCAGGATGCCCTTCTGGGCGTAATCGCCAAGTATCTTGGGCTGCGCCAGGATGAAGGCGTACAGCAGGGCTGAACAGATCAGGGCGGCCAGCGTGCCATACAAGGTGGCTTCGACGATGAACGGACCGCGAATGAAGCTGGGGTTGGCGCCGATCAGCCTCATCATCTCGATCTCATCCTTGCGGTTGTAGATGGCCATGCGGATGGTGTTGAAGATGATCAGCACCGAGATGACGATGAAGATGATGGATGCTATCAGGCTGAGATTCTGAAACGTGACTGACCATTGGGCGATGTTGTCGATGGCGGCACGGCGTTCGCCGGCATTGGATGGCGGGATGTCTGGCGCAATCAGGCTTTTGAACTGGTTGCTAGTGGCCAGGTCACTGATTTCCTTGAGACGGCTTGGGTCGTTGTTCTTGACACGCAGCGATGCTGGCAAGGGATTGTTCTGTAGCTCCTGCAACTCCTTGATGGCGTTGAGCTGCTCAACGTTCTCGCGGTTGCCCTCACGGAAATTATCGAGCGCCTGGTCTTTGCTGACGTACTCGACATCAGTCACGATCGGCAGTTTGCGCAAGGCGGTCTCGAGCTTTTGGCGTTCCGCATCGGTGATGTCATCCTTGAGGTAGATAGAGACGTCGATGCGCTTGCGGATATCGCCGATGGTGTCTTCAAAAATCATCCGCAGCATGATGGAACTGACGATGACCAGCAGGGTGATAGTCATGACGATAGTAGCCGCCGTCGTCAACCAGGTGTTGCGCATGAAGTTGTAAAAACCGTACTGCATGACGCGGCGCAGGGTGATCATCTGACGGTTCATACGCGTGGCTGTCCTCCTGCTGGCGGTGCCTGCGGTGCAGACGCGGCCTCATCGGTCGGAGCGACACCCTGCTGATAGGTACCGACCGCCTGGTCGCCGACCAGCTTGCCATGGTCGATGGTAATGACGCGGCGTTGCAGCTTGTTGACGATCTCCTGGTTGTGGGTGGTCAGCAGGACGGTGGTGCCGTAGCGGTTAATCTTCTCCAGCAGGCGGACAATATCCCAGCTGTGCTTGGGATCGAGGTTGCCGGTCGGCTCGTCAGCGATCAGAATCTTCGGCTGACGGGCAACGGCACGGGCAATGGCCACGCGCTGCTTCTCACCGCCGGACAGCTGGTGCGGGAACTTCTTGGCCTTGCCTTCCAGTCCCACCAGTTCAATGACGCGGGGCACGGTACTGGCAATCTCGCGGTTGCTCATGCCGACGATTTCCATGGCGAAAGCGACATTTTCGTATACGGTGCGGTTAGGCAGCAATTTGAAGTCCTGGAAGACGGTGCCGATTTTGCGGCGCAGCAACGGGATGTGCTTGTCCTTGAGTGTGTCGTAATCGATACCGCCGACGACGATCTTGCCACTGGTCGGCTTCTCTTCCCTGGTCAGCAGCTTCAGCAGCGTCGACTTGCCAGCACCGCTGGTACCTACCAGAATGACGAACTCTTTCGGCCCAATATGAAGACTGACGCGGTTAAGCGCCGGGTTCGCTTCCTTACCGTATACTTTGGTAACCCTGTCGAGAAGAATCATTATCGCTTATTGTACCACTAGTTATGCTGCTATGTAATGCTTAAAACGTAAGTATTTTGGACTATTCTAGGCGCAAGGACTGAAGGACTGCTTTGATATACGCGGCGTCGTCGGAGTTAAGGAAGGCCGGGTCGTGGCTTTCGGCGCGTGCCGACAACTGATACGGACTCT from Candidatus Saccharibacteria bacterium includes the following:
- a CDS encoding ABC transporter permease, with the protein product MNRQMITLRRVMQYGFYNFMRNTWLTTAATIVMTITLLVIVSSIMLRMIFEDTIGDIRKRIDVSIYLKDDITDAERQKLETALRKLPIVTDVEYVSKDQALDNFREGNRENVEQLNAIKELQELQNNPLPASLRVKNNDPSRLKEISDLATSNQFKSLIAPDIPPSNAGERRAAIDNIAQWSVTFQNLSLIASIIFIVISVLIIFNTIRMAIYNRKDEIEMMRLIGANPSFIRGPFIVEATLYGTLAALICSALLYAFILAQPKILGDYAQKGILIEQTFAIFQHWPFVVIPALIAVGVAIGFFSSTLAIQRYLKDK
- the ftsE gene encoding cell division ATP-binding protein FtsE; translation: MILLDRVTKVYGKEANPALNRVSLHIGPKEFVILVGTSGAGKSTLLKLLTREEKPTSGKIVVGGIDYDTLKDKHIPLLRRKIGTVFQDFKLLPNRTVYENVAFAMEIVGMSNREIASTVPRVIELVGLEGKAKKFPHQLSGGEKQRVAIARAVARQPKILIADEPTGNLDPKHSWDIVRLLEKINRYGTTVLLTTHNQEIVNKLQRRVITIDHGKLVGDQAVGTYQQGVAPTDEAASAPQAPPAGGQPRV